A stretch of the Thermus hydrothermalis genome encodes the following:
- a CDS encoding aldehyde ferredoxin oxidoreductase C-terminal domain-containing protein, with protein MWRSLYLDLSAKRARWQEVPPEEVAWGGRYRTGRILWEREAYRFDPLSPENPLVFAIGPLAGTGFSNANRTSVGTRSPLTLGIKEANGGGTFGYALGQLKVAHLVLEGQSPEWVVVRLTKEGEVFFDPAEGLLGLGNFEAARRLFAAYGQKIAFALLGPVGEYLGLLAGIAFSDIDGRPSRLAARGGVGAVMGSKRVKAIVVEVPGRVEVFDKPKVLEGVRRYAKLLREDPLVMQFYNAIGTMGMADFQNAFGGLPVRNFREGRMAPPEAFRMGGQYIAPLNKARGGKHTHACMPGCVIQCSNVIVDEKGEEVVSPMEYETIGLLGTNCGLSDPDQLARLNRLANDLGIDTIETGASLALYMEKGLADWGDYAFMEAKLKALYAPSEEARLLAQGTARLGEALGVGRIPVIKRQAISAYDPRVVEATGITMMVTAQGADHTAGNAPRLETRAMKPEEILEASYQAQVNAAANDSLGLCVFGGSVTNKQVAFMVESINAALGTRLTPAFWQELGEEVLRLEHRFNHQAGFTHEDDRLPAFFYEEPVPPKNYTARFRPEDLSPLYARLHGEG; from the coding sequence ATGTGGCGGTCGCTTTACCTGGACCTTTCGGCGAAACGGGCCCGTTGGCAGGAGGTCCCCCCCGAGGAGGTGGCGTGGGGCGGGCGGTACCGCACGGGGAGGATCCTTTGGGAGCGGGAGGCCTACCGCTTTGACCCCCTTTCCCCGGAAAACCCCTTGGTCTTCGCCATAGGCCCCCTGGCGGGCACGGGGTTTTCCAACGCCAACCGCACCAGCGTGGGCACCCGTAGCCCCCTCACCTTAGGCATCAAGGAGGCCAACGGGGGCGGCACCTTCGGCTACGCCCTGGGGCAGCTCAAGGTGGCCCACCTGGTCCTGGAGGGGCAAAGCCCCGAGTGGGTGGTGGTGCGCCTTACCAAGGAGGGGGAGGTCTTCTTTGACCCGGCGGAGGGGCTCCTGGGCCTGGGGAACTTTGAGGCGGCAAGGAGGCTTTTCGCCGCCTACGGCCAAAAGATCGCCTTCGCCCTCTTGGGGCCCGTGGGGGAGTACTTGGGGCTCCTTGCGGGCATCGCCTTTTCCGATATAGACGGCCGTCCCTCCCGCCTTGCCGCCCGGGGCGGGGTGGGGGCGGTCATGGGGTCCAAACGGGTTAAGGCCATCGTGGTGGAGGTGCCGGGGAGGGTGGAGGTCTTTGACAAGCCCAAGGTCCTGGAGGGGGTGCGCCGCTACGCCAAGCTCCTCCGGGAAGACCCCCTGGTCATGCAGTTCTACAACGCCATCGGCACCATGGGCATGGCGGACTTCCAAAACGCCTTTGGGGGGCTTCCCGTGCGCAATTTCCGCGAGGGGCGCATGGCCCCTCCGGAGGCCTTCCGCATGGGCGGGCAGTACATCGCCCCCCTCAACAAGGCCCGGGGAGGCAAGCACACCCACGCCTGCATGCCGGGGTGCGTGATCCAGTGTTCCAACGTCATCGTGGACGAGAAGGGGGAGGAGGTGGTCTCCCCTATGGAATACGAAACCATCGGCCTCCTCGGCACCAACTGCGGCCTTTCCGACCCGGACCAGCTGGCAAGGCTCAACCGCCTGGCCAACGACCTGGGGATTGACACCATTGAAACCGGGGCAAGCCTCGCCCTCTACATGGAAAAGGGCCTGGCCGACTGGGGGGACTACGCCTTCATGGAGGCCAAGCTCAAAGCCCTCTACGCCCCAAGCGAGGAGGCGCGCCTTCTCGCCCAGGGCACGGCGCGGCTTGGGGAGGCCTTGGGGGTGGGGCGCATCCCCGTCATCAAGCGCCAGGCCATCAGCGCCTACGACCCCCGGGTGGTGGAGGCCACGGGCATCACCATGATGGTCACCGCCCAGGGGGCGGACCACACGGCGGGCAACGCCCCCCGCCTGGAAACCCGGGCCATGAAGCCTGAGGAGATCCTCGAGGCCAGCTACCAGGCCCAGGTGAACGCCGCCGCCAACGACAGCCTGGGGCTTTGCGTCTTCGGGGGGAGCGTCACCAACAAGCAGGTGGCCTTCATGGTGGAAAGCATTAACGCCGCCCTCGGCACCCGCCTTACCCCCGCCTTCTGGCAGGAGCTTGGGGAGGAGGTCTTGCGGCTAGAGCACCGCTTCAACCACCAGGCGGGCTTCACCCACGAGGACGACCGCCTCCCCGCCTTCTTCTACGAGGAGCCGGTGCCGCCCAAGAACTACACTGCCCGCTTCCGCCCTGAGGACCTCTCCCCCCTCTACGCCAGGCTCCACGGGGAGGGGTAG
- a CDS encoding DUF3248 domain-containing protein, protein MEKDLLDLLGQHLVWRIGRAEEEDVLIVRVGLASATPRFRELPRLLNVPDAEVARLLKEGRVRVEWVEG, encoded by the coding sequence GTGGAGAAGGACCTCCTGGACCTCCTCGGCCAGCACCTGGTGTGGCGCATCGGCCGCGCCGAGGAGGAGGACGTGCTCATCGTGCGGGTGGGCCTGGCCTCGGCCACGCCCCGCTTCCGCGAGCTTCCCCGGCTCCTCAACGTTCCCGATGCCGAGGTGGCCCGCCTCCTAAAGGAGGGCCGGGTACGGGTGGAGTGGGTGGAGGGATGA
- a CDS encoding DUF3809 family protein, protein MKARLRLHLNGTPPQGLPLEVHFQGPELRGVLRQDNPVLGELVLPFASRVEGNRLLALPLPPPSLRVEGSVNGAPGGWELELELTLVLPEGKSWGERAFAKILEALFHRQLERALSAQAISPV, encoded by the coding sequence ATGAAGGCCAGGCTCCGGCTTCACCTAAACGGCACCCCGCCCCAGGGGCTTCCCCTCGAGGTCCACTTCCAGGGCCCGGAGCTCCGTGGGGTGCTGCGCCAGGACAACCCGGTGCTCGGGGAACTGGTCCTCCCCTTCGCCTCGAGGGTGGAAGGGAACCGCCTCCTGGCCCTGCCCCTCCCTCCCCCCTCCCTCCGGGTGGAGGGCTCGGTCAACGGGGCCCCAGGGGGGTGGGAACTGGAGCTGGAGCTCACCCTGGTCCTGCCGGAGGGAAAAAGCTGGGGCGAGCGGGCCTTTGCCAAAATCCTGGAAGCCCTCTTCCACCGCCAGCTGGAGCGTGCCCTTTCCGCCCAGGCCATTTCTCCGGTATAG